Proteins encoded within one genomic window of Streptomyces taklimakanensis:
- the map gene encoding type I methionyl aminopeptidase has translation MSGQSLLVPGTLSPRRAVPASIPRPEYVDKEAPAPYTGPEAQDPETIEKMRIAGRIAARAMEAAAEHIAPGVTTDKLDEVAHEYLCDHGAYPSTLGYRKFPKSLCTSVNEVICHGIPDSTVLRDGDIVNLDVTAYVHGVHGDNNATYLCGEVDEESRLLVERTRESLNRAIKAVKPGRQINVIGRVIESYARRFGYGVVRDFTGHGINTSFHSGLIIPHYDDPRATTVMKPGMTFTIEPMLTLGTHEWEMWQDGWTVVTKDRKRTAQFEHTLVVTESGAEILTLP, from the coding sequence ATGTCTGGCCAGTCACTTCTCGTCCCCGGCACCCTCTCGCCGCGCCGCGCCGTCCCCGCCTCGATCCCGCGTCCGGAGTACGTCGACAAGGAGGCGCCGGCCCCGTACACCGGCCCCGAGGCGCAGGACCCCGAGACGATCGAGAAGATGCGGATCGCGGGACGGATCGCCGCCCGCGCCATGGAGGCGGCCGCCGAGCACATCGCCCCGGGCGTGACCACCGACAAACTGGACGAGGTGGCGCACGAGTACCTGTGCGACCACGGCGCCTACCCCTCGACGCTGGGGTACCGGAAGTTCCCCAAGTCGCTGTGCACCTCGGTCAACGAGGTCATCTGTCACGGCATCCCGGACTCCACCGTGCTGCGCGACGGCGACATCGTGAACCTGGACGTGACCGCCTACGTCCACGGCGTGCACGGCGACAACAACGCCACCTACCTGTGCGGGGAGGTGGACGAGGAGTCGCGGCTGCTGGTCGAGCGGACGCGCGAGTCGCTGAACCGCGCGATCAAGGCGGTGAAGCCGGGACGGCAGATCAACGTCATCGGTCGGGTCATCGAGTCCTACGCCAGGCGCTTCGGGTACGGAGTGGTGCGCGACTTCACCGGACACGGGATCAACACCTCGTTCCACTCGGGGCTGATCATCCCGCACTACGACGACCCGCGCGCCACCACGGTGATGAAGCCGGGCATGACGTTCACCATCGAGCCGATGCTGACGCTGGGCACCCACGAGTGGGAGATGTGGCAGGACGGCTGGACGGTGGTGACCAAGGACCGCAAGCGGACGGCACAGTTCGAGCACACACTGGTGGTCACGGAGTCCGGGGCGGAGATCCTGACCCTGCCCTGA